One Coleofasciculus sp. FACHB-T130 genomic region harbors:
- a CDS encoding DUF1565 domain-containing protein, producing the protein MAQTFFINPATGNDSAAGSQSAPFKTITKALQQAQSDTTIQLTAGNYNTASGEVFPLKVPTGVKVVGNEANKGSGILIEGSGTYSSPNSSGGQNVTVTLANNAQLRGVTATNLATRGTAVWIESNGSTVANCTFTNSKREGVFVTGDGNPVITNNVFTKNLGNGISLAGNAKGEIRGNTCQNTGYGISIAESASPLVVDNQISGNRSGIVISGNARPKLRNNLSERNTDDGVTIIGNALPDLGSANDAGKNILRYNTKFDLQNSSSNQLIVAGNQINPDKVKGSVNLLDNQLPPTDTAGGGGTGGGTGGGTGGGGTGGGTGGGGTGGGGTGGGGGTVVELTDIKGHWAETFIQELVKQEIISGFPDKTFRPDASLTRAQYAALLTKAFTPPAKREAIAFKDVANSFWGYAAIQQAYRGEFLSGFPDKTFKPNDNVQRVQVIVSLVNGLKLTGGALTALNFFDDRTGIPDYAKDEVATAAQKQLVVNHPTLKKLNPTRDATRAEVAAIVYQALVNANRVSAINSPYIVTA; encoded by the coding sequence ATGGCTCAAACTTTTTTTATCAATCCAGCGACCGGAAATGATAGCGCTGCTGGCAGCCAGTCAGCGCCGTTCAAGACAATTACCAAAGCTCTCCAGCAAGCACAATCCGATACGACAATTCAACTAACAGCTGGGAACTACAATACAGCCAGCGGTGAAGTCTTTCCCCTCAAGGTGCCAACTGGGGTCAAGGTTGTGGGGAATGAAGCCAATAAAGGCAGCGGCATTTTGATTGAAGGAAGTGGAACCTACAGTAGCCCTAACTCTTCTGGGGGTCAAAATGTGACAGTCACTTTAGCCAATAATGCTCAACTCCGGGGCGTAACTGCGACCAATCTGGCTACACGCGGAACTGCCGTCTGGATAGAATCGAACGGCTCCACGGTTGCCAATTGCACCTTCACCAATAGCAAGCGCGAGGGAGTCTTTGTGACTGGTGATGGCAACCCGGTCATTACCAATAATGTATTTACTAAAAATCTGGGTAATGGCATCTCGCTAGCGGGAAATGCCAAAGGCGAGATTCGAGGCAATACCTGCCAAAATACGGGTTATGGTATCAGCATTGCGGAGAGTGCTTCTCCATTGGTGGTAGATAACCAAATTTCTGGGAACCGTTCGGGCATTGTCATCTCTGGAAATGCGCGTCCCAAGCTGCGGAATAATCTGAGCGAACGAAACACTGACGATGGTGTGACGATAATTGGCAATGCTTTACCGGATCTGGGCAGTGCCAACGACGCAGGCAAAAATATCCTGCGGTATAACACTAAATTTGATTTACAAAATAGCAGCTCAAACCAGCTAATTGTAGCGGGAAATCAAATAAATCCGGACAAAGTAAAGGGAAGCGTAAACTTGCTCGATAATCAGCTTCCTCCGACTGACACGGCAGGTGGCGGTGGTACTGGCGGCGGTACTGGTGGCGGTACTGGCGGCGGTGGTACCGGCGGCGGTACTGGTGGCGGTGGCACTGGCGGCGGCGGTACTGGTGGCGGCGGTGGTACAGTCGTTGAGCTAACCGATATTAAAGGTCATTGGGCAGAGACTTTTATTCAGGAATTAGTGAAGCAAGAGATTATCAGCGGGTTTCCTGACAAAACCTTTAGACCTGATGCGAGTCTGACGCGGGCGCAATATGCTGCCTTATTGACCAAAGCCTTTACTCCACCTGCCAAAAGAGAAGCGATCGCTTTCAAAGATGTGGCAAACAGTTTCTGGGGTTACGCTGCGATTCAACAAGCCTATCGCGGCGAATTTCTCTCTGGTTTCCCCGACAAAACCTTCAAACCAAACGACAATGTCCAGCGCGTCCAAGTGATTGTCTCTTTGGTTAATGGACTGAAGTTAACCGGGGGCGCTCTCACCGCGTTAAACTTCTTCGATGACCGCACGGGCATTCCAGACTATGCCAAAGATGAGGTCGCAACAGCCGCTCAAAAGCAGCTGGTTGTCAATCATCCAACGCTCAAAAAACTTAACCCCACCCGCGATGCGACGCGGGCGGAAGTAGCGGCAATCGTTTATCAAGCCTTGGTGAATGCTAACCGAGTCTCAGCTATCAACTCACCCTATATCGTGACGGCTTGA